From the Tripterygium wilfordii isolate XIE 37 chromosome 6, ASM1340144v1, whole genome shotgun sequence genome, one window contains:
- the LOC120000364 gene encoding uncharacterized protein LOC120000364 — translation MPELGFDDNSSGRSSASRARDASPDSVIFTLDSNFFSSASASVDRDSFASEISLHLAAHDVDQHESSSGPDPDPQKAIHSRLSRKGDKAKVRKENNNETAAVEDNNIDLDSARNSFSIALKECQERRSRSEAHLKKLDRRRPASLDLNNVTASSPRLGGMKKSSISSHKSGTFPSPGTPNYRHAGVGMQKGWSSERVPLHTNGNRRQVGAAMLPLNNGRTLPSKWEDAERWIFSPVSGDSVVRQPLQATQRRPKSKSGPLGAPGVAYYSMYSPAMPLFEGGNAGNFVADSPFSAGVITADGLAIHSGSHGVAFPMCTEPCIGRSISMHGCSEMLAQQSFHSQVKSTEERLDGVMNAATDISRVASSRDMATQMSPESSTNSSPKRRSSFSTSTPSALQIVEAQSVHSSKSEVRDVQVDERVTVTRWSKKQRPRILGKGSEMTDDWRKKDMVTRSSSWNITETAKSISKVKREEAKITAWENLQKAKAEAAIRKLEMKLEKKRSSSMDKIMTKLRAAQKKAQEMRSSILANQGHQVTRSSQKAVSFRRTRPISSLSGCFTCHAF, via the exons CCTGACTCTGTCATCTTCACTCTCGACTCTAACTTCTTCTCCTCTGCTTCTGCCAGCGTCGATCGCGACTCTTTTGCCTCCGAGATCTCTCTG CATTTGGCAGCACATGATGTTGATCAGCACGAGAGTTCCAGTGGTCCAGATCCAGATCCACAAAAAGCAATACACAGCCGTCTCTCCCGAAAAGGTGATAAAGCGAAAG TtcgaaaagaaaacaacaacgAAACTGCAGCTGTAGAAGACAATAACATAGACCTCGATTCGGCTAGAAACTCTTTTTCAATTGCTCTGAAAG AGTGTCAGGAACGAAGATCCAGATCTGAAGCGCATTTGAAGAAGCTAGACAGACGAAGACCTGCTTCTCTAGATCTCAACAATGTTACAGCCTCTTCACCGCGATTGGGAGGAATGAAAAAGAGTTCCATTTCTTCTCACAAGTCTGGTACGTTTCCAAGCCCAGGGACACCAAATTATCGGCACGCTGGTGTAGGAATGCAAAAAGGCTGGAGCTCGGAGAGAGTGCCATTGCATACAAATGGTAACAGAAGGCAGGTGGGTGCTGCCATGTTGCCCCTGAATAATGGGAGGACATTGCCGTCAAAATGGGAAGATGCTGAGAGATGGATATTTAGTCCTGTTTCAGGAGACAGCGTTGTAAGACAGCCACTCCAGGCTACTCAAAGGAGGCCAAAGTCAAAGAGCGGACCCCTTGGCGCCCCTGGTGTTGCATATTATTCAATGTATTCCCCTGCCATGCCATTGTTTGAAGGGGGAAATGCAGGAAACTTCGTGGCAGATTCTCCATTTTCTGCAGGTGTAATAACTGCGGATGGATTGGCTATTCATTCTGGCAGCCATGGAGTGGCCTTTCCTATGTGCACAGAGCCTTGCATTGGCAGGTCAATTAGCATGCATGGATGCTCTGAGATGCTAGCCCAGCAATCATTCCATTCACAAG TTAAAAGTACAGAAGAAAGGCTCGATGGAGTCATGAATGCAGCCACTGATATTTCACGCGTTGCTTCGAGTAGGGACATGGCAACACAAATGAGCCCTGAGAGTAGCACCAATTCATCTCCCAAAAGGAGATCTTCTTTCTCCACCTCCACCCCGTCTGCACTACAGATTGTTGAAGCACAGAGTGTTCATTCCTCTAAATCAGAAGTCAGGGATGTGCAGGTTGATGAAAGGGTCACGGTGACAAGGTGGTCCAAGAAACAGAGACCTCGCATTCTGGGAAAGGGCTCAGAAATGACTGATGACTGGAGAAAGAAAGACATGGTCACCCGATCTTCATCTTGGAATATTACAGAGACAGCAAAAAGCATTTCTAA GGTCAAGAGAGAGGAAGCTAAAATCACTGCATGGGAAAACCTTCAGAAGGCAAAAGCTGAAGCGGCGATTCGGAAACTAGAG ATGAAACTTGAAAAGAAGAGATCTTCATCAATGGATAAAATTATGACAAAGTTGAGAGCTGCTCAGAAGAAAGCACAAGAAATGAGGAGCTCAATATTAGCTAACCAGGGGCATCAAGTTACCAGAAGTTCCCAAAAGGCTGTATCATTTCGTAGAACCCGCCCAATAAGTTCCTTgagtggttgctttacatgccaTGCTTTCTAA